A window of the Cystobacter fuscus genome harbors these coding sequences:
- a CDS encoding peroxiredoxin encodes MTIKVGDEAPDFNFTHKNGSPASLKSLRQQKAVVLYFYPKDETPGCTAQACSFRDAYEDFVQVGAEVIGVSSDETSSHESFATRHRLPFTLISDADGSLRKSYGVPRSFMGLLPGRVTYVIDRQGIVQHVFNSQLQATKHITEAMNVLKRLSAT; translated from the coding sequence ATGACGATCAAGGTTGGCGACGAAGCCCCGGACTTCAACTTCACCCACAAGAATGGGAGTCCGGCGAGTCTCAAGTCCCTGCGTCAGCAGAAGGCCGTCGTCCTCTACTTCTATCCCAAGGATGAAACCCCGGGGTGCACGGCCCAGGCCTGCTCCTTCCGCGACGCCTACGAGGACTTCGTCCAGGTGGGCGCCGAGGTCATCGGCGTCAGCTCCGACGAGACTTCTTCGCACGAGTCCTTCGCCACCCGGCACCGGCTGCCCTTCACGTTGATCAGCGACGCGGACGGCTCACTGCGCAAGAGCTACGGTGTGCCGCGCTCGTTCATGGGGCTGCTGCCGGGCCGGGTCACGTATGTGATCGACCGTCAGGGCATCGTCCAGCACGTCTTCAATTCGCAGCTCCAGGCCACCAAGCACATCACCGAGGCGATGAACGTCCTCAAGCGCCTGAGTGCCACCTGA
- a CDS encoding thrombospondin type 3 repeat-containing protein has product MNNPSNRGLPHMLARASLLGVVLLGATAARATPGFPPVIRTELGLSTQPSCAVCHQGNPAVGTVTTPFGASLRARGLVFYDDASLRKALTALDTEKVDSDGDGTPDTEELKAGRDPNKSDGASPGGEPGGGNALPDPSYGCGAAPGAPVGLLLGGLWLLRRRRRE; this is encoded by the coding sequence ATGAACAACCCATCCAACCGCGGCTTGCCGCACATGCTGGCGCGAGCCAGCCTCCTGGGAGTCGTCCTGCTCGGCGCCACCGCCGCGCGGGCCACTCCCGGGTTTCCACCAGTCATCCGCACCGAGCTCGGGCTCTCCACCCAGCCCTCGTGCGCCGTCTGCCACCAGGGCAATCCCGCCGTGGGCACGGTGACCACGCCCTTCGGGGCGTCGCTGCGCGCCCGGGGCCTCGTGTTCTACGACGATGCATCGTTGCGCAAGGCGCTGACCGCGCTGGACACCGAGAAGGTGGACAGTGACGGGGACGGCACTCCGGACACGGAGGAGCTGAAGGCGGGCCGGGATCCGAACAAGAGCGACGGGGCCAGTCCGGGCGGGGAGCCGGGTGGAGGCAATGCGCTGCCCGATCCCTCCTACGGGTGCGGGGCGGCGCCGGGCGCTCCGGTGGGTCTGCTGCTCGGTGGGCTGTGGCTCTTGCGCAGGCGCCGTCGGGAGTAG
- a CDS encoding YceI family protein, with the protein MRSKILLTLMVLVATPALADLERSGPASATFSGKGPAGFKLEGKTEEVTLKDDGKTVVISVPLATLKTGIDLRDRHMREKYLEVEKFPHAVLEVLWTAIQLPEDGKTTTQTVPGKMTLHGKTKDVSVTYTLKRTGDAYEASGKLPINLKDFDINLPNYLGVTVKPDIETLTSFQFKKK; encoded by the coding sequence ATGAGATCCAAGATCCTGTTGACTCTGATGGTGTTGGTGGCGACCCCCGCGCTCGCGGATTTGGAGCGCAGTGGCCCCGCGAGCGCCACGTTCTCCGGCAAGGGGCCGGCTGGCTTCAAGCTGGAGGGGAAGACCGAGGAGGTGACCCTCAAGGACGATGGCAAGACGGTGGTCATCTCCGTGCCGCTGGCGACGCTCAAGACAGGCATTGATCTGCGCGACCGTCACATGCGCGAGAAGTACCTCGAGGTGGAGAAGTTCCCGCACGCGGTGCTGGAGGTGCTCTGGACCGCCATCCAGTTGCCGGAGGATGGGAAGACGACCACCCAGACGGTGCCGGGGAAGATGACCCTGCACGGCAAGACGAAGGACGTGTCCGTCACCTACACCCTCAAGCGCACGGGGGATGCCTACGAGGCGAGTGGCAAGCTGCCCATCAACCTCAAGGACTTCGACATCAACCTGCCGAACTACCTGGGCGTGACGGTCAAGCCCGACATCGAGACGCTCACCTCGTTCCAGTTCAAGAAGAAGTAG
- a CDS encoding M28 family peptidase, with protein sequence MKRLPLGVLFFLGCAHAPAPAPSTETPSTPPPKTLPAREGEGHLGSLRQLTFAGENAEAYWAFSGEALTFQARHEGQQCDRIYWLDAKTGATRPISSGEGVTTCAYALPGDDEVIYASTHESGAACPPKPDMRQGYVWPLYEGYDIYKARADGSDRRPLTRTPGYDAEATVCPKDGSIVFTSVRDGDLELYRMDADGGNVKRLTFTPGYDGGAFFNRDCTKIVWRASRPAPGKELEDYQALLAQGLVRPTKLELYVADADGSNPTQITYLNVASFAPSWHPTRERILFSTNYPDPRGREFDIWAVNVDGSGLERITTAPGFDGFPLFSPDGKQLAFSSNRETAPGRQDTNVFIAEWNDDVPATPAALQPADRVMEDVRYLAAPEQGGRGVDTPGLEQAARYLEQRFTALGLVPAGDSGTFRQRFSVTTEVKAGTGTALELGSLRAKDEAFLPLGFSADGDVSGDVVLAGYGVRAKELGVDDYAGLAVKGKIVVVRRFVPDQPAFASSEAQRRYGDLRHKAWVAKEAGARALIVVDWPAGAAAGAHGTPTEARLPPLRPEGAQDAGLPVVILQRAGFEPVLQQLEQKKKVRGRVAVRLEKVQKDAWNLVGRLPAASPEARAGSGVVVVGAHYDHLGTGGRGSLAPDSHEPHLGADDNASGVAGLLEAARLLAAKRERLHRDVYFTAFSGEELGVLGSTAWTRSPPAGLAMKDVVGMINLDMVGRLRGNHLAVLGVESGQEWRDVLAPACALARVQCDGSGDGYGPSDHTPFYAAGVPVLHFFTGAHGDYHKPSDSASRINAAGLAQVGLIVSEVAAEVSAKPARLTYRNVPAPAPAGDMRSFNASLGTVPDYAPPEGTRGVLLAGVRPGGGADKGGMKRGDVLIRLGTHDVGSVEDLMYALNASKPGETVTAVVLREGQEVKLSVTFQESQRR encoded by the coding sequence ATGAAAAGACTCCCCCTCGGCGTCCTGTTCTTCCTGGGCTGTGCCCACGCGCCCGCGCCCGCGCCGTCCACCGAGACCCCGTCCACTCCCCCGCCCAAGACGCTTCCCGCGCGGGAAGGGGAGGGGCACCTGGGTTCGCTGCGGCAGCTCACCTTCGCGGGGGAGAACGCCGAGGCGTATTGGGCCTTCTCGGGCGAGGCGCTCACCTTCCAGGCCCGGCACGAGGGGCAGCAGTGCGATCGCATCTACTGGCTGGATGCGAAGACGGGCGCGACGCGGCCCATCTCCAGCGGCGAGGGCGTCACCACGTGTGCCTACGCGCTGCCGGGAGATGACGAGGTCATCTACGCCTCGACGCACGAGTCCGGCGCCGCCTGCCCGCCCAAGCCCGACATGCGCCAGGGCTACGTGTGGCCGCTCTATGAGGGCTACGACATCTACAAGGCCCGGGCGGATGGCTCGGACCGCAGGCCCCTCACGCGCACGCCGGGTTACGACGCCGAGGCGACGGTGTGCCCGAAGGATGGCTCCATCGTCTTCACGTCCGTGCGCGACGGGGATCTGGAGCTGTACCGCATGGACGCGGACGGGGGGAACGTGAAGCGGCTCACCTTCACGCCCGGCTACGACGGCGGCGCCTTCTTCAACCGCGACTGCACGAAGATCGTCTGGCGCGCGTCGCGGCCCGCGCCGGGCAAGGAGCTGGAGGACTACCAGGCGCTGCTGGCCCAGGGGCTCGTGCGGCCCACGAAGCTGGAGCTCTATGTCGCCGACGCGGACGGCTCCAACCCCACGCAGATCACCTACCTGAACGTGGCCTCCTTCGCCCCGTCCTGGCACCCCACGCGCGAGCGCATCCTCTTCTCCACCAACTACCCGGATCCCCGCGGACGGGAGTTCGACATCTGGGCGGTGAACGTGGACGGCTCGGGCCTGGAGCGCATCACCACCGCGCCCGGCTTCGATGGCTTCCCGCTGTTCTCCCCGGACGGCAAGCAGCTCGCCTTCTCCTCCAACCGCGAGACGGCGCCGGGCCGCCAGGACACCAACGTCTTCATCGCCGAGTGGAACGACGACGTGCCGGCCACCCCGGCCGCGCTCCAGCCGGCGGATCGGGTGATGGAGGACGTGCGCTACCTCGCGGCCCCCGAGCAGGGCGGCCGGGGCGTGGACACGCCGGGGCTCGAGCAGGCGGCGCGCTACCTCGAGCAGCGCTTCACGGCGCTCGGGCTCGTGCCCGCGGGGGACAGTGGCACCTTCCGCCAGCGCTTCTCCGTCACCACCGAGGTGAAGGCCGGCACCGGCACGGCGCTGGAGCTGGGCTCTCTCCGGGCGAAGGACGAGGCGTTCCTGCCCCTGGGCTTCTCGGCCGACGGGGACGTGAGCGGCGACGTCGTGCTCGCGGGGTACGGCGTGCGCGCGAAGGAGCTGGGCGTGGATGACTACGCGGGGCTCGCGGTGAAGGGGAAGATCGTCGTCGTGCGGCGCTTCGTTCCCGATCAGCCCGCGTTCGCCTCGAGCGAGGCGCAGCGCCGCTATGGAGACCTGCGCCACAAGGCGTGGGTGGCGAAGGAGGCGGGGGCACGCGCGCTCATCGTGGTGGACTGGCCCGCGGGCGCGGCCGCGGGAGCCCACGGCACGCCCACCGAGGCACGCCTGCCGCCGCTGCGGCCCGAGGGTGCCCAGGACGCGGGCCTGCCGGTGGTCATCCTCCAGCGCGCGGGCTTCGAGCCCGTGCTCCAGCAGCTCGAGCAGAAGAAGAAGGTGCGCGGCCGGGTGGCGGTGCGGCTCGAGAAGGTGCAGAAGGACGCGTGGAACCTCGTGGGCCGGCTGCCCGCGGCGTCCCCCGAGGCGCGCGCCGGCTCCGGCGTGGTGGTGGTGGGCGCGCACTATGATCACCTGGGCACGGGCGGACGGGGCTCGCTGGCGCCCGACAGCCACGAGCCGCACCTGGGCGCGGATGACAACGCCTCGGGCGTGGCGGGCCTGCTGGAGGCGGCGCGGCTGCTCGCGGCGAAGCGGGAGCGGTTGCACCGGGACGTCTACTTCACGGCCTTCTCGGGCGAGGAGCTGGGCGTGCTGGGCTCCACGGCGTGGACGCGCTCGCCGCCCGCGGGGCTCGCGATGAAGGACGTGGTGGGGATGATCAACCTCGACATGGTGGGCCGGCTGCGCGGCAACCACCTGGCGGTGCTGGGGGTGGAGTCCGGCCAGGAGTGGCGCGACGTGCTCGCGCCCGCGTGCGCCCTGGCCCGCGTGCAATGTGATGGCTCGGGGGATGGGTATGGGCCGTCGGACCACACGCCGTTCTACGCGGCGGGCGTCCCGGTGCTGCACTTCTTCACGGGCGCGCACGGCGACTATCACAAGCCGTCCGACAGCGCGTCGCGCATCAACGCGGCGGGGCTCGCGCAGGTGGGGCTCATCGTGTCCGAGGTCGCCGCCGAGGTGAGCGCGAAGCCCGCGCGTCTCACCTACCGCAACGTGCCCGCGCCCGCGCCGGCCGGGGACATGCGCTCGTTCAACGCCTCGCTCGGCACCGTGCCGGACTACGCGCCCCCCGAGGGCACACGCGGAGTGCTGCTCGCGGGCGTGCGGCCGGGTGGGGGAGCGGACAAGGGCGGCATGAAGCGGGGGGATGTGCTCATCCGGCTCGGCACCCACGACGTGGGGAGCGTGGAGGATTTGATGTACGCGCTCAACGCCTCCAAGCCCGGCGAGACCGTCACCGCCGTCGTCCTGCGCGAGGGCCAGGAGGTGAAGCTCTCCGTGACGTTCCAGGAGAGCCAGCGACGCTGA
- a CDS encoding LysM peptidoglycan-binding domain-containing protein → MTGVSNYKVRSGDTLSAIAARYNTTVAELAKSNGIKNPDKLAAGQTIKVPDNFESKPRPSLPKDGDGAPQASTQGGSYTVRPGDTLSEIAKNLHTTVSALAKANDIQNPNRISTGQTLTVPGGSGSTGGADPVGGKPSTPSTPAANEELGSLSRKYEARGPGTVSTGKGDHGGVSYGSYQFASKNGSAKAFVDSLRTSHPDYHAALSGHAPGTKEFSAAWKQLAAKDPQGFDKAQHDYIKATHYDVGAAEIKKATGLDVNQRSQALRDVAWSTSVQHGPKAADDIFKRALAGRDPAKVSDEQLIKDIYAERGRKNGSGELVYFSSSSKDVQQGVSDRYKSESRDALSRLAREREGGTTQAPTPAQTEQVKPTGDNKAAKKVQVPFYSQFEGGHGYTPSDTACFKAATAMAKAAGATVTGPDQRIQLGTSEDSKGRLTVNSQKAAQGRNYIDQQLNAGKPVVVGVSHKDASYNADGLTDHFVTITGRGTDDKGRTYYTFHDPGTRHASKGQDTNPNNRFYVDERTGGLYRPGSSATGEITGRHYDVAMVRRNA, encoded by the coding sequence ATGACGGGAGTGAGTAACTACAAGGTTCGCTCGGGAGACACGCTGTCGGCCATCGCCGCGCGCTACAACACCACGGTCGCCGAGCTCGCCAAGAGCAATGGCATCAAGAACCCGGACAAGCTCGCCGCCGGGCAGACGATCAAGGTCCCCGACAACTTCGAGAGCAAGCCCCGCCCCTCCCTGCCCAAGGACGGGGACGGCGCGCCCCAGGCGTCCACCCAGGGTGGCAGCTACACGGTCCGTCCGGGAGACACGCTGTCGGAGATCGCCAAGAACCTGCACACCACGGTATCGGCGCTGGCCAAGGCCAACGACATCCAGAACCCGAACAGGATCTCCACCGGGCAGACGCTCACGGTGCCGGGCGGCTCGGGCTCGACGGGCGGAGCGGACCCGGTCGGCGGCAAGCCGTCCACGCCCTCCACCCCGGCCGCCAACGAGGAGCTGGGCAGCCTGAGCCGCAAGTACGAGGCGCGCGGCCCGGGCACGGTCTCCACCGGCAAGGGCGACCACGGCGGCGTGTCCTACGGCTCGTACCAGTTCGCGTCCAAGAACGGCTCGGCGAAGGCCTTCGTCGATTCGCTGCGCACCAGCCACCCGGACTACCACGCCGCGCTGTCCGGCCATGCCCCCGGCACCAAGGAGTTCTCCGCCGCCTGGAAGCAACTCGCGGCCAAGGATCCCCAGGGCTTCGACAAGGCCCAGCACGACTACATCAAGGCCACCCACTACGACGTGGGCGCCGCGGAGATCAAGAAGGCCACGGGCCTCGACGTCAACCAGCGCTCGCAGGCGCTGCGCGACGTGGCCTGGTCCACCTCGGTGCAGCACGGGCCCAAGGCCGCCGACGACATCTTCAAGCGCGCGCTCGCCGGGAGGGATCCCGCCAAGGTGAGTGACGAGCAGCTCATCAAGGACATCTACGCCGAGCGCGGCCGCAAGAACGGCAGCGGCGAGCTGGTGTACTTCTCGAGCAGCTCGAAGGACGTTCAGCAGGGGGTCTCCGACCGCTACAAGAGCGAGTCCAGGGACGCCCTGTCCCGGCTGGCGCGCGAGCGCGAGGGTGGCACCACCCAGGCGCCGACCCCGGCCCAGACCGAGCAGGTGAAGCCCACCGGGGACAACAAGGCGGCGAAGAAGGTGCAGGTGCCCTTCTACAGCCAGTTCGAGGGCGGCCACGGCTACACGCCGAGCGACACGGCGTGCTTCAAGGCGGCCACGGCGATGGCCAAGGCTGCGGGCGCCACGGTGACGGGGCCGGATCAGCGCATCCAGCTCGGCACCAGCGAGGACAGCAAGGGCCGGCTCACGGTGAACTCGCAGAAGGCCGCCCAGGGCCGCAACTACATCGACCAGCAGCTCAACGCGGGCAAGCCCGTGGTGGTGGGCGTCAGCCACAAGGACGCCAGCTACAACGCGGACGGGCTGACGGACCACTTCGTCACCATCACCGGCCGGGGCACGGACGACAAGGGCCGCACCTACTACACCTTCCACGATCCGGGCACCCGCCACGCCAGCAAGGGCCAGGACACCAACCCCAACAACCGCTTCTACGTGGACGAGCGCACCGGTGGCCTGTACCGGCCGGGCTCGTCGGCCACGGGTGAGATCACCGGGCGCCACTACGACGTGGCCATGGTGCGCCGCAACGCCTGA
- a CDS encoding class I SAM-dependent methyltransferase, whose protein sequence is MAHQHSDPSVHHIVPGFGADRAVHYDTQASVTLAGAQAMYELGVSALTAQLDGQDAASLLFVGLGTGAELMPYQRFDVPGWRFTGIDPSEAMLAVARKRLEAEGMLSRTNLHVGELHTLPPGPPFDGAQMMGVLHHVEGTEARVELLREVTRRLKPGAPLVLGCRVGMDPELMNVELRRWRAYGLPPESLEHRRQAFAKMRPIESDAALFAMFAQVGLVAPRPIFLSLQFKVFLARFEPGAAS, encoded by the coding sequence ATGGCCCACCAGCACTCCGACCCCTCCGTCCACCACATCGTTCCGGGCTTTGGCGCCGACCGCGCCGTCCACTACGACACCCAGGCGTCCGTCACCCTCGCCGGCGCCCAGGCCATGTATGAGCTCGGCGTCAGCGCGCTGACTGCTCAGCTCGACGGCCAGGACGCCGCGTCGCTGCTCTTCGTGGGACTGGGCACGGGCGCGGAGTTGATGCCCTACCAACGGTTCGACGTGCCGGGCTGGCGCTTCACGGGCATCGATCCCTCCGAGGCCATGCTCGCCGTCGCCCGCAAGCGCCTGGAAGCCGAGGGAATGCTCTCCCGGACGAACCTGCACGTCGGCGAGCTGCACACCCTGCCCCCCGGGCCCCCGTTCGATGGCGCGCAGATGATGGGGGTGCTGCACCATGTGGAAGGCACGGAGGCCCGCGTCGAGCTGCTGCGTGAGGTGACCCGGCGGCTCAAGCCCGGAGCCCCCCTCGTCCTGGGCTGCCGCGTCGGCATGGACCCCGAGCTGATGAACGTGGAGCTGCGGCGATGGCGGGCGTATGGCCTCCCCCCGGAGTCACTGGAGCATCGGCGCCAGGCCTTCGCGAAGATGCGGCCCATCGAGTCCGATGCCGCCCTGTTCGCGATGTTCGCCCAGGTGGGACTGGTGGCGCCGCGTCCGATCTTCCTCTCGCTCCAGTTCAAGGTCTTCCTCGCGCGCTTCGAGCCCGGGGCCGCGAGCTGA
- a CDS encoding enoyl-CoA hydratase-related protein, producing MAEFKVDARGPIEIWTIDGEGRRNAISRAMLAELEALVGRVSQGHDTRAVIITGAGDKAFCAGADLKERGTMSEPEVRAFLDGLRRTFRAIEKSDCVFIAALNGAAFGGGTELALACDMRVAAPAAELGLTEVKLGIIPGGGGTQRLTRLVGPGRAKDLILTGRRLNAAEAFSIGLVGRLAPEGHLLDTAYSLAESIVENAPLAVATAKHAIDEGVSLELDAALALELRHYETVLATEDRLEGLKAFAEKRKPVYKGR from the coding sequence ATGGCGGAGTTCAAGGTCGACGCACGCGGACCCATCGAGATCTGGACCATTGACGGCGAGGGGCGGCGCAACGCCATCAGCCGGGCGATGCTGGCGGAGCTGGAGGCGCTGGTGGGCCGGGTGTCCCAGGGGCACGACACGCGCGCGGTGATCATCACCGGGGCGGGGGACAAGGCGTTCTGCGCGGGAGCGGACCTCAAGGAGCGCGGCACCATGAGCGAGCCCGAGGTGCGCGCCTTCCTGGACGGGTTGCGGCGCACCTTCCGGGCGATCGAGAAGAGCGATTGCGTGTTCATCGCGGCGCTCAACGGGGCGGCGTTCGGCGGGGGCACGGAGCTGGCGCTCGCGTGTGACATGCGGGTGGCGGCGCCCGCGGCCGAGCTGGGGCTCACCGAGGTGAAGCTGGGCATCATCCCCGGCGGTGGCGGGACGCAGCGGCTCACGCGACTGGTGGGCCCCGGGCGGGCCAAGGATCTCATCCTCACCGGGCGGCGGCTCAACGCGGCGGAGGCCTTCAGCATCGGGCTGGTGGGCCGGCTGGCGCCCGAGGGGCACCTCTTGGACACGGCGTATTCGCTCGCGGAGAGCATCGTGGAGAACGCGCCCCTGGCGGTGGCCACGGCCAAGCACGCCATCGACGAGGGCGTGTCGCTGGAGCTGGACGCGGCGCTCGCGCTGGAGCTGCGGCACTACGAGACGGTGCTCGCCACCGAGGACCGTCTCGAGGGCCTCAAGGCCTTCGCCGAGAAGCGCAAGCCCGTCTACAAGGGTCGCTGA
- a CDS encoding TIM44-like domain-containing protein — protein sequence MRTALPSSLVRRAPWLLASLGPLLLLPLVADARGGGGEHYTAPSRDHDSDGGGGGIPIWLIFELVRFTFRYPHIMLPLIGLCWLGWHFYRKNLHPTGATQRALQQREAEYRTTFSSRDVQGWVNALRLKDPQFEPQALLDKTRQLFLQVQEAWFQRDMSPVRPFLSDATAQRFDVQLQLMRAQGVRDAITDIQVLDVQLIGLDQSEWFDTVHLRVRAQMRDNDVAASASDEEAIAAARRVPPEVFTEVWSFVRKPGVKTRIGEDLFQGKCPNCGAPYNGGASNRCGYCDAIVNSGNYDWTLSEITQGMEYVRHYAQVDHLLAAREADPALNLQVLEDRASLLFWKWVDAQSRTHTQGLNKVAAPEFISRLNEDLEQLRQRRLRRVFLECAVGGVTTRGFDVVPGGFDQAHVEVRWSARMGQGPVDGKPPTLPTVPQRWVFTLVRKHGARTNTDNGMSTSRCPQCNAALTDSAAITCDYCGTELGRGERDWVLASADPFESWDARAQRRYDVAPPRQRRAIPLEGVTPVEPESAPASKHGDDVITDPQERQRLLYMMAALASADGQVDRTERKLLEDCARRWSVPWSNVEMAINAGPGLFTRLVQRGTPEAEVFLKNLVDMALVDGRIDRKERRMLEFAASHLGLQDKLAALLSDH from the coding sequence ATGCGAACCGCGCTCCCCAGCTCCCTCGTCCGCCGGGCTCCCTGGCTCCTCGCGAGTCTCGGGCCCCTGTTGCTCCTCCCCCTCGTGGCCGATGCCCGCGGTGGAGGGGGTGAGCACTACACCGCCCCCTCCCGGGACCATGACTCGGATGGCGGCGGGGGCGGCATTCCCATCTGGCTCATCTTCGAGCTCGTGCGGTTCACCTTCCGCTACCCGCACATCATGCTGCCGCTCATCGGGCTGTGCTGGTTGGGCTGGCACTTCTACCGCAAGAACCTCCACCCCACGGGCGCCACCCAGCGCGCGCTCCAGCAGCGCGAGGCCGAGTACCGCACCACCTTCTCCTCCCGGGACGTGCAGGGCTGGGTCAACGCGCTGCGCCTCAAGGATCCCCAGTTCGAGCCGCAAGCCCTGCTCGACAAGACGCGCCAGCTCTTCCTCCAGGTGCAAGAGGCCTGGTTCCAGCGCGACATGTCCCCCGTGCGTCCCTTCCTCTCGGACGCCACCGCCCAGCGCTTCGACGTGCAGTTGCAGCTCATGCGCGCCCAGGGCGTGCGCGACGCCATCACCGACATCCAGGTGCTGGACGTGCAGCTCATTGGGCTCGACCAGAGCGAGTGGTTCGATACCGTGCACCTGCGCGTGCGCGCCCAGATGCGCGACAACGACGTGGCCGCCTCCGCCTCGGACGAGGAGGCCATCGCCGCCGCCCGGCGCGTGCCCCCCGAGGTCTTCACCGAGGTCTGGTCCTTCGTGCGCAAGCCCGGGGTGAAGACGCGCATCGGCGAGGATCTCTTCCAGGGCAAGTGCCCCAACTGCGGCGCCCCGTACAACGGCGGCGCCTCCAACCGCTGCGGCTACTGCGACGCCATCGTCAACTCGGGCAACTACGACTGGACGCTCTCGGAGATCACCCAGGGCATGGAGTACGTGCGCCACTACGCCCAGGTGGATCACCTGCTCGCGGCGCGCGAGGCCGATCCCGCCCTCAACCTGCAAGTCCTCGAGGACCGGGCCTCGCTCCTGTTCTGGAAGTGGGTGGACGCCCAGAGCCGCACCCACACCCAGGGTCTGAACAAGGTGGCGGCCCCCGAGTTCATCTCCCGGCTGAACGAGGACCTGGAGCAGTTGCGGCAGCGGCGCCTGCGCCGGGTGTTCCTCGAGTGCGCCGTGGGCGGAGTCACCACCCGGGGCTTCGACGTGGTGCCGGGCGGGTTCGACCAGGCCCACGTCGAGGTGCGCTGGAGCGCGCGCATGGGCCAGGGGCCCGTGGACGGCAAGCCCCCCACCCTGCCCACCGTGCCCCAGCGCTGGGTGTTCACGCTCGTGCGCAAGCATGGCGCTCGCACCAACACGGACAACGGCATGTCCACCTCGCGCTGCCCCCAGTGCAACGCCGCCCTGACGGACTCGGCCGCCATCACCTGCGACTACTGCGGCACGGAGCTGGGCCGCGGCGAGCGCGACTGGGTGCTGGCCTCGGCCGATCCCTTCGAATCGTGGGACGCCCGCGCGCAGCGGCGCTACGACGTGGCGCCTCCCCGGCAGCGGCGCGCCATTCCCCTCGAGGGCGTGACGCCCGTGGAGCCCGAATCCGCGCCCGCGTCGAAGCACGGGGACGACGTCATCACGGATCCCCAGGAGCGCCAGCGGTTGCTCTACATGATGGCCGCGCTCGCCAGTGCGGATGGGCAGGTGGATCGCACCGAGCGCAAGCTCCTGGAGGACTGCGCGCGCCGCTGGAGCGTGCCCTGGAGCAACGTGGAAATGGCCATCAACGCGGGGCCGGGGCTGTTCACCCGGCTCGTGCAGCGCGGCACGCCCGAGGCCGAGGTCTTCCTGAAGAACCTCGTGGACATGGCGCTCGTGGACGGGCGGATCGATCGCAAGGAGCGGCGGATGCTGGAGTTCGCCGCGAGTCACCTGGGCCTGCAGGACAAGCTCGCGGCGCTGCTCAGCGACCACTGA
- a CDS encoding DeoR/GlpR family DNA-binding transcription regulator — protein MKEVGRTLTRERRKRILDALASDQRVLASDLAARFGVSEDTVRRDLRELAEEGLLRRVYGGAVPRSPTSLTYAGRRSESVEAKSAIAATAARFLLPGQVVFFDAGTTAMAVATHVPKELALTVVTHSLPVASALAEHPTVEVIVLGGRLLKESLAMYGAEVVDGYRGVRADVCVLGTASVHPELGLGVFSHEDAQVKRAMVSTAAEVMVVAAGEKLGTTAPYLVGPLSLVDRLVTDSAAPDEMTRALSHAGIEIVRG, from the coding sequence GTGAAAGAGGTAGGACGCACGCTCACCCGTGAGCGGCGCAAGCGGATCCTGGATGCCCTGGCGAGCGACCAGCGTGTCCTGGCGAGTGACCTGGCGGCCCGATTCGGCGTGTCGGAGGACACGGTCCGTCGCGACCTGCGCGAGCTCGCCGAGGAGGGGCTGCTGCGACGTGTCTACGGGGGCGCGGTTCCTCGGTCACCGACCTCGCTCACCTATGCGGGACGGCGGAGCGAGTCGGTGGAGGCCAAGAGCGCCATCGCCGCCACAGCGGCCCGCTTCCTGCTCCCCGGTCAGGTGGTGTTCTTCGACGCGGGGACCACGGCCATGGCGGTCGCGACGCACGTGCCGAAGGAGCTGGCGTTGACGGTGGTGACCCACAGCCTGCCCGTCGCCTCGGCGTTGGCGGAGCATCCGACGGTCGAGGTCATCGTGCTCGGGGGGAGGCTGCTCAAGGAGTCACTCGCCATGTACGGGGCCGAGGTGGTCGATGGCTACCGCGGGGTGCGCGCGGACGTGTGCGTGCTGGGGACCGCGAGCGTGCACCCGGAGCTCGGCCTGGGCGTCTTCAGTCACGAGGACGCCCAGGTCAAACGCGCGATGGTGAGCACGGCCGCGGAGGTGATGGTCGTCGCCGCGGGCGAGAAGCTGGGCACCACGGCCCCATACCTCGTGGGGCCGCTGTCGCTGGTGGATCGGCTCGTGACGGACAGCGCCGCGCCCGACGAAATGACGCGGGCCCTGTCGCACGCGGGCATCGAGATCGTGCGCGGGTGA